A single region of the Ancylobacter novellus DSM 506 genome encodes:
- a CDS encoding DUF1178 family protein encodes MILYSLRCAKDHEFESWFRDSAAYDAQKAQGLVTCPVCDSPDVSKAIMAPALGRGTRKFEAEGPSEASAPAAAPAPAPTQPVAMMSEKEQQLRSMLRAVRAHVEANTDDVGDDFARLARRMHEGEEEKRAIRGEATSEEVRALIEDEIEVLPLPVLPDERN; translated from the coding sequence ATGATCCTCTACAGCCTGCGTTGCGCAAAGGACCACGAGTTCGAGAGCTGGTTCCGCGATTCAGCCGCCTATGACGCGCAGAAGGCGCAGGGCCTCGTGACCTGCCCGGTCTGCGATTCGCCGGATGTCTCCAAGGCGATCATGGCGCCGGCGCTGGGCCGCGGCACGCGCAAGTTCGAGGCGGAAGGCCCGAGCGAGGCTTCGGCGCCGGCGGCTGCTCCTGCTCCCGCTCCCACCCAGCCGGTGGCGATGATGTCGGAGAAGGAGCAGCAGCTCCGCTCCATGCTGCGGGCGGTACGGGCGCATGTGGAGGCCAATACCGACGATGTCGGCGACGACTTCGCTCGCCTCGCCCGGCGCATGCATGAGGGCGAGGAGGAGAAGCGCGCCATCCGCGGCGAGGCGACCTCCGAGGAGGTGCGGGCGCTGATCGAGGACGAGATCGAGGTGCTGCCGCTGCCGGTGCTGCCGGACGAGCGGAACTAG
- a CDS encoding DsbE family thiol:disulfide interchange protein yields MSDTSTPSGTGRRRLLVLLPLIAFVALAALFYGRLFSGDPSRIPSALIGRPAPALDLPPLQGLTRDGQPVPGLTSAGLKGEVTVLNVFASWCVPCRDEHPFLVELSKMQGFRLVGLNYKDEAENARRFLGRFGNPYAAVGVDAGGRAAIDWGVYGVPETFVIGRDGRIAYKFIGPIDAQGLKERLLPEIEKAKAPPAS; encoded by the coding sequence ATGAGCGACACGTCCACACCCTCAGGCACCGGCCGCCGGCGCCTGCTCGTCCTGCTGCCGCTGATCGCCTTCGTCGCGCTGGCCGCGCTGTTCTATGGAAGGCTGTTCTCGGGCGATCCCTCGCGCATTCCCTCGGCGCTGATCGGCCGCCCCGCCCCGGCGCTCGACCTGCCGCCGCTCCAAGGGCTGACCCGCGACGGCCAGCCGGTGCCGGGCCTCACCTCGGCCGGGCTCAAGGGCGAGGTGACGGTGCTCAACGTCTTCGCCTCCTGGTGCGTGCCCTGCCGCGACGAGCACCCCTTCCTTGTCGAGCTGTCGAAGATGCAGGGCTTCCGCCTCGTCGGCCTCAACTACAAGGACGAGGCGGAGAACGCCCGCCGCTTCCTCGGCCGCTTCGGCAATCCCTATGCGGCGGTCGGCGTCGATGCCGGCGGGCGCGCCGCCATCGACTGGGGCGTCTATGGCGTGCCGGAGACCTTCGTCATCGGCAGGGACGGGCGCATCGCCTACAAGTTCATCGGCCCGATCGACGCGCAGGGCCTGAAGGAACGCCTGCTGCCGGAGATCGAGAAGGCGAAGGCGCCGCCGGCAAGCTAG
- a CDS encoding heme ABC transporter permease, which yields MALMDLANPTRFLALSGRVLPWLTGLALATLALGFFLAFRAPADYQQGETVKIMYIHVPFAWLAMFGYSLLALSALGILVWRHPLADVAHKAMAPIGAVFAFLCLVTGSLWGRPMWGTYWVWDARLTSMLVLLLLYLGLLALRSAIEDPNQAGRAAAVLSLVGFVNVPIVKFSVDWWNTLHQPASVFRMGGPTIDASMLWPLLICAIGFTLVMLALHMAAMRTEIYRRRLRVMEARAAAEAAFA from the coding sequence ATGGCGCTGATGGACCTTGCCAACCCGACCCGCTTCCTCGCCCTTTCCGGGCGCGTCCTGCCATGGCTGACCGGCCTCGCGCTGGCAACCCTCGCCCTCGGCTTCTTCCTCGCCTTCCGCGCCCCGGCCGACTACCAGCAGGGCGAGACGGTGAAGATCATGTACATCCACGTGCCCTTCGCCTGGCTGGCCATGTTCGGCTATTCGCTGCTGGCGCTCTCCGCGCTCGGCATCCTGGTCTGGCGCCACCCGCTGGCCGACGTCGCGCACAAGGCCATGGCCCCCATCGGGGCGGTGTTCGCCTTCCTCTGCCTCGTCACCGGCTCGCTCTGGGGCCGGCCGATGTGGGGCACCTACTGGGTGTGGGACGCGCGTCTCACCTCCATGCTGGTGCTGCTGCTGCTCTATCTCGGGCTGCTGGCCCTGCGCTCGGCCATCGAGGACCCCAACCAGGCGGGGCGCGCCGCCGCGGTGCTCTCGCTCGTCGGCTTCGTCAACGTGCCGATCGTCAAGTTCTCGGTCGACTGGTGGAACACGCTGCACCAGCCGGCCTCGGTCTTCCGCATGGGCGGGCCGACCATCGATGCCAGCATGCTCTGGCCGCTGCTGATCTGCGCCATCGGCTTCACCCTGGTGATGCTGGCGCTGCACATGGCGGCGATGCGCACCGAGATCTATCGCCGCCGCCTGCGCGTCATGGAAGCGCGCGCCGCGGCCGAAGCCGCCTTCGCCTGA
- the ccmD gene encoding heme exporter protein CcmD, whose translation MFGEHSLFILASYGVSALALGGLALWTVLDGRSVRRRLEELDSRGVKRRSAGRE comes from the coding sequence ATGTTCGGCGAGCACTCCCTGTTCATCCTCGCCTCCTACGGCGTGAGCGCGCTCGCGCTCGGCGGCCTCGCGCTGTGGACCGTGCTGGACGGGCGCAGCGTGCGCCGCCGTCTGGAGGAGCTCGACTCGCGCGGGGTCAAGCGCCGCTCGGCGGGGCGCGAATGA
- a CDS encoding MFS transporter, translated as MSTTLSQAETSPAVRFRDGVAPREPRRWLMFAILLVGAFLPPLDFFIVNVALPSIRAELAASSSAEQLVISAYAALYAVTLITGGRLGDLYGRGRMFFLGLVGFAAASTLCGFAWSPWALIAGRALQGVTAAVMAPQALASVQAIFPESEKPLALSLYGAVFGLAAVVGQALGGILISLDLLGLGWRAIFIVNLPVAVLVVLFGLPLLKETRAPEPRKLDLGGTVLSIMTLAALIVPLIEGREAGWPLWSWLSLIAAPALGWLFWRYETRLAHKGGTPLIDPASIQAPGLGRALLIALLFYGITPFFLLFSVYLQNALHVTALSAGLVFLPFGAGFLLGPLATPICRRILGAYVNAIGMGLESVGFAGLIWAILATPTGAVPAPVPLAVILFVIGLGQGLALPTLMRMVTGRVAPAFSGMIAGIASSTLQISAALSVAVNGGIFYAVLGTRSDPAAITQAFVVAILCIAACLAAGAALSVSLAWRFAAPAEEGRLERPHGRRRADGGQADCLGSS; from the coding sequence GTGAGCACGACATTATCGCAAGCAGAAACCTCACCGGCTGTCCGGTTCCGGGATGGTGTCGCCCCGCGCGAACCGCGCCGCTGGCTCATGTTCGCGATCCTGCTGGTCGGCGCGTTCCTGCCACCGCTCGATTTCTTCATCGTCAATGTCGCGCTTCCCTCGATCCGGGCGGAATTGGCCGCGTCGTCCTCCGCCGAGCAGCTCGTCATTTCCGCTTACGCCGCGCTCTACGCCGTGACGCTGATCACCGGCGGGCGCCTCGGCGACCTGTATGGCCGCGGCCGCATGTTCTTCCTCGGCCTGGTCGGCTTTGCCGCCGCCTCGACGCTGTGCGGCTTCGCCTGGTCGCCCTGGGCGCTGATCGCCGGGCGCGCATTGCAGGGCGTGACGGCGGCGGTGATGGCCCCGCAGGCGCTCGCCTCGGTGCAGGCGATTTTCCCTGAATCGGAGAAACCGCTCGCCCTCAGCCTTTATGGCGCGGTGTTCGGCCTGGCCGCGGTGGTCGGGCAGGCGCTGGGCGGCATCCTGATTTCGCTCGATCTCCTGGGGCTGGGGTGGAGGGCGATCTTCATCGTCAACCTGCCGGTGGCGGTCCTGGTCGTGCTGTTCGGACTTCCCCTGCTGAAGGAGACGCGGGCACCGGAGCCGCGCAAGCTGGATCTTGGCGGCACGGTCCTGTCGATCATGACGTTGGCGGCGCTGATCGTGCCGCTGATCGAGGGGCGTGAGGCGGGCTGGCCCCTCTGGTCCTGGCTGTCGCTCATTGCGGCGCCGGCGCTTGGGTGGCTCTTCTGGCGTTATGAGACCCGACTGGCTCACAAGGGCGGCACACCCCTGATCGATCCGGCTTCGATCCAGGCGCCGGGGCTGGGCCGCGCGCTGCTGATCGCACTGCTGTTCTACGGGATCACGCCCTTCTTCCTGCTGTTCTCGGTCTATCTGCAGAACGCGCTGCATGTGACCGCCCTGAGTGCCGGCCTGGTCTTCCTGCCCTTCGGTGCGGGATTCCTGCTGGGGCCGCTGGCGACCCCCATCTGCCGGCGGATCCTCGGCGCCTATGTCAATGCGATCGGCATGGGGCTGGAGAGCGTCGGGTTCGCCGGCCTGATCTGGGCCATCCTGGCGACGCCGACCGGCGCGGTGCCTGCGCCCGTGCCGCTGGCCGTCATCCTGTTCGTCATCGGTCTCGGACAAGGGCTCGCCCTGCCGACATTGATGCGGATGGTGACGGGCCGCGTCGCGCCGGCGTTTTCCGGCATGATCGCCGGCATCGCCAGTTCGACCCTGCAGATCAGCGCCGCGCTCAGCGTCGCCGTGAACGGTGGGATTTTCTACGCCGTCCTCGGCACGCGCTCCGATCCGGCGGCCATCACCCAGGCCTTCGTCGTCGCCATCCTCTGCATCGCCGCCTGCCTCGCCGCCGGCGCGGCTCTGAGCGTCAGTCTCGCCTGGCGGTTTGCCGCGCCTGCAGAAGAAGGGCGTCTGGAACGGCCACATGGTCGACGTCGTGCCGATGGCGGGCAGGCCGATTGTCTCGGCTCGTCTTGA
- a CDS encoding carbon-nitrogen hydrolase family protein, translating to MKNASTDSTAPRPLHLGAPFRAALVQLRTAKSVGANVETASALIREAAAGGASYIQTPEMTGTMEENRQALFAVLHDEESDPALKAFRALAAELKVHLHIGSLAVKASEHRAANRSFLIGPDGAILARYDKIHMFDVDLPNGDVYRESEAYRPGELAVAADLPGIRLGFTICYDLRFPALFRALAEAGAGMIAVPAAFTQSTGEAHWHILLRARAIETGCFVLAAAQGGTHENGRKTFGHSLIIDPWGEVLAEAGTEPGVISAEIDPARVAAVRGRIPSLANGRRFEVVAPGDFGRLHLASPGDAA from the coding sequence ATGAAGAACGCCTCGACCGATTCGACCGCTCCCCGCCCGCTGCATCTCGGCGCGCCGTTCCGTGCCGCGTTGGTGCAGCTGCGCACCGCCAAGAGCGTCGGGGCGAATGTCGAGACCGCCTCCGCCTTGATCCGCGAGGCGGCGGCGGGCGGCGCCAGCTACATTCAGACGCCGGAGATGACCGGCACGATGGAGGAGAACCGGCAGGCGCTGTTCGCCGTGCTGCATGACGAGGAGAGCGATCCGGCGCTCAAGGCGTTCCGCGCGCTGGCGGCGGAGCTGAAGGTGCATCTGCATATCGGCTCGCTGGCGGTGAAGGCGAGCGAGCACCGCGCCGCCAACCGCTCCTTCCTCATCGGTCCCGACGGGGCGATCCTCGCCCGCTACGACAAGATCCACATGTTCGACGTCGACCTGCCGAATGGCGACGTCTACCGCGAATCCGAGGCTTACCGGCCCGGCGAACTGGCGGTCGCCGCCGACCTGCCGGGGATCCGGCTCGGTTTCACCATCTGCTACGATTTGCGCTTCCCGGCGCTGTTCCGCGCGCTGGCCGAGGCCGGGGCAGGGATGATCGCGGTGCCCGCCGCCTTCACCCAGTCCACCGGCGAGGCGCACTGGCACATATTGCTGCGCGCCCGCGCCATCGAGACCGGCTGCTTCGTGCTGGCGGCGGCGCAGGGCGGCACGCATGAGAACGGCCGCAAGACCTTCGGCCACAGCCTGATCATCGATCCCTGGGGCGAGGTCCTCGCCGAGGCCGGCACCGAGCCGGGCGTGATCAGCGCCGAGATCGATCCCGCGCGGGTGGCGGCGGTGCGCGGGCGAATCCCCTCGCTGGCCAATGGCCGGCGCTTCGAGGTGGTGGCGCCGGGCGATTTCGGCCGGCTGCACCTCGCTTCCCCGGGTGACGCGGCATGA
- a CDS encoding DUF930 domain-containing protein, whose amino-acid sequence MPRSTILSLAVLACGGVLLLADLTPAQARSPDEQMLLLDPSERIEQRCNARAMGEVQRNVKGMKPDELVAYAYRDPVIKGARIRAPGAAIRSGGTWYHIAYDCETQNEGLEVKSFEYKLGAAIPNSEWGAHYLVAP is encoded by the coding sequence ATGCCGCGCTCGACCATTCTCAGCCTCGCCGTCCTTGCCTGCGGCGGCGTCCTGCTGCTCGCCGATCTCACCCCGGCGCAGGCTCGCTCGCCCGACGAGCAGATGCTGCTGCTCGACCCCTCCGAGCGCATCGAGCAGCGCTGCAACGCCCGCGCCATGGGCGAGGTGCAGCGCAATGTGAAGGGCATGAAGCCGGACGAGCTGGTCGCCTATGCCTATCGCGACCCGGTGATAAAGGGCGCGCGCATCAGGGCGCCGGGCGCGGCGATCCGTTCCGGCGGCACCTGGTACCACATCGCCTATGACTGCGAGACGCAGAACGAGGGGCTGGAGGTGAAGAGCTTCGAGTACAAGCTCGGCGCGGCGATCCCGAACTCGGAATGGGGCGCGCATTATCTGGTGGCGCCGTAG
- the grxC gene encoding glutaredoxin 3 has translation MSQIEIYTTYSCPYCHAAKDLLKRKGVDFSEINVAGDPVMRSTMSQRANGRTSVPQIFIGGRHVGGCDDLYALEEAGELDALLAS, from the coding sequence ATGTCGCAGATCGAGATCTACACCACCTATAGCTGCCCCTATTGCCACGCCGCCAAGGACCTCCTGAAGCGCAAGGGCGTCGATTTCTCGGAGATCAACGTGGCCGGCGATCCGGTGATGCGCTCGACCATGTCGCAGCGCGCCAACGGGCGCACCAGCGTGCCGCAGATCTTCATCGGCGGCCGCCATGTCGGCGGCTGTGACGACCTCTATGCGCTGGAGGAGGCCGGCGAGCTCGACGCTCTGCTGGCGAGCTGA
- a CDS encoding GntR family transcriptional regulator has product MESLEAPKSLVDQAYEVILDALCDGTFKPGERLTQEDIAARLKVSRQPVTHALVVLKAQGFLAQSGRRGLIVTPVDAAFFEAIYQFRSAVEPLAVRLATPRLTKQAILRGRSLIEHGRNMVVAGDARAGLQADMDFHSFIYDLSGNPIVGETMRLHWRHLRRAMGQVLRYPGMSISVWQEHGRILEAMIRGDAEGAAELMRRHLIEAYERVEKPSQAPTDADD; this is encoded by the coding sequence TTGGAGTCCCTGGAAGCGCCGAAAAGCCTTGTCGACCAAGCCTATGAGGTGATCCTCGACGCCCTCTGCGACGGGACCTTCAAGCCCGGCGAGCGGCTGACGCAGGAGGACATCGCGGCGCGCCTCAAGGTCTCCCGGCAGCCGGTCACGCATGCGCTGGTCGTGCTGAAGGCGCAGGGCTTCCTCGCCCAGTCGGGCCGGCGCGGCCTGATCGTGACGCCGGTCGACGCCGCCTTCTTCGAGGCGATCTATCAGTTCCGCTCGGCCGTGGAGCCGCTCGCCGTGCGGCTGGCGACGCCGCGTCTGACCAAGCAGGCGATCCTGCGCGGCCGCTCATTGATCGAGCATGGCCGCAACATGGTCGTGGCCGGCGATGCCCGCGCCGGCCTGCAGGCCGACATGGACTTCCATTCCTTCATCTACGACCTGTCCGGCAATCCCATCGTCGGCGAGACGATGCGCCTGCACTGGCGCCACCTGCGCCGGGCCATGGGGCAGGTGCTGCGCTATCCGGGAATGTCGATCAGCGTCTGGCAGGAGCACGGGCGGATACTGGAAGCCATGATCCGCGGCGATGCCGAAGGCGCGGCCGAACTCATGCGCCGGCACCTGATCGAGGCCTATGAGCGGGTCGAAAAACCGAGCCAGGCTCCGACCGACGCGGATGATTGA
- a CDS encoding EthD family reductase, with product MTTMYVTYAGNADTPFDREHWIDVHFPLVRECWGPYGLERLAGFFPQGDGGGLIAIATCVFRDKAAMEAALASPETARVMADVDLVTAVKPQRSLAAPL from the coding sequence ATGACCACCATGTACGTAACCTATGCCGGCAATGCCGATACCCCGTTCGACCGCGAGCACTGGATCGACGTCCATTTTCCTCTCGTGCGCGAATGCTGGGGTCCCTACGGGCTCGAACGCCTCGCCGGCTTTTTCCCACAGGGAGACGGTGGCGGCCTGATCGCCATCGCGACCTGTGTCTTCCGGGATAAGGCGGCCATGGAAGCGGCGCTGGCCTCGCCGGAAACGGCGCGGGTGATGGCCGACGTCGATCTCGTCACCGCCGTCAAGCCGCAGCGCAGCCTGGCGGCCCCGCTCTGA
- a CDS encoding cobalamin B12-binding domain-containing protein, with the protein MTQPIRVLLAKVGLDGHDRGVKVVARTLRDAGMDVIYSGLHRTPEEVVTAAIQEDVDVLGVSLLSGVQLTVFPKIFQLLASKGAEDMIVVAGGVMPDEDVVEIKRMGVREVLLQDTPPDEIVETLTRLVTERGER; encoded by the coding sequence GTGACGCAGCCCATCCGTGTGCTTCTCGCGAAGGTTGGCCTCGACGGCCATGATCGCGGCGTGAAGGTGGTGGCCCGAACCCTGCGCGACGCCGGCATGGACGTCATCTATTCCGGCCTGCACCGCACGCCCGAGGAGGTCGTGACCGCCGCGATCCAGGAGGACGTGGACGTGCTCGGCGTCAGCCTGCTCTCCGGCGTGCAGCTCACCGTCTTCCCGAAGATCTTCCAGCTTCTGGCCAGCAAGGGCGCCGAGGACATGATCGTCGTCGCCGGCGGGGTGATGCCGGACGAGGATGTCGTCGAGATCAAGAGGATGGGGGTGCGGGAGGTCCTGCTTCAGGACACGCCGCCGGACGAGATCGTCGAGACGCTGACGCGCCTCGTCACTGAACGCGGCGAGCGGTGA
- a CDS encoding LysR family transcriptional regulator, with translation MEWSDVRIFLAIARSGTLGAAARTLHLSHPTVGRRLRALEQATGHTLFQRTADGFVLTEEGNAVLPLAEQMEEGALAMERRLAGQEQNLQGTLRISSADWFGAYVLPPIIADYAKTYPHVDIEVLTGTRLFSLAQREADIAFRIVPFDSPDVVQRRLIRLAYGAYVAAGSPEPVYGDGAGFRLITHDTSTGQFPDIAWLTESFPNARPILRSNNRNVQGRMCSQGVGICVLPQVVGNQMPALRRLNLPAEPPGRDIWMGYHRDIRRLQRLRAFITTMTQHIANAQA, from the coding sequence ATGGAGTGGAGCGACGTCAGGATCTTCTTGGCCATAGCCCGTTCCGGCACGCTGGGCGCGGCCGCCCGCACGCTTCATCTGAGCCATCCGACGGTCGGACGCCGGCTGCGGGCGCTCGAACAAGCGACCGGCCATACGCTGTTTCAGAGAACGGCCGACGGTTTCGTCCTGACGGAAGAGGGCAACGCCGTCCTCCCTCTGGCGGAACAGATGGAAGAAGGCGCCCTGGCCATGGAACGGCGGCTCGCCGGGCAGGAGCAGAATCTTCAGGGCACGTTGCGCATATCTTCCGCCGACTGGTTCGGCGCCTACGTCCTGCCGCCGATCATCGCCGACTATGCGAAGACCTATCCCCACGTCGACATCGAGGTTCTGACGGGCACCCGCCTGTTCAGCCTCGCCCAGCGTGAGGCCGACATCGCCTTCCGGATCGTCCCGTTCGACAGTCCCGATGTCGTGCAGCGACGGCTGATCCGGCTGGCCTACGGGGCCTATGTCGCGGCAGGCTCTCCCGAGCCGGTCTATGGCGACGGAGCCGGCTTTCGGCTCATCACCCACGACACGTCGACTGGCCAGTTCCCCGATATCGCCTGGCTCACGGAGAGCTTCCCGAATGCGAGGCCGATCCTGCGTTCGAACAACCGCAATGTGCAGGGTCGCATGTGCAGCCAGGGCGTCGGCATCTGCGTGCTGCCGCAGGTCGTCGGCAATCAGATGCCGGCACTACGCCGGCTCAACCTGCCGGCGGAGCCACCCGGACGGGACATCTGGATGGGCTATCACCGCGACATCAGGCGACTTCAGCGCCTGCGGGCCTTCATCACCACGATGACCCAACACATCGCGAACGCTCAAGCCTGA